In Nocardioides dokdonensis FR1436, the following are encoded in one genomic region:
- a CDS encoding TetR/AcrR family transcriptional regulator produces MDRRERLLDEVTDHVLEHGLIGLTLRPLAAAIGTSDRMLIYHFESRDALVSAVVLRVNERAVAAVEALPARRTVRAGVHGLWEAFGAAPLQALITAYVQAAATGLLGEEPYRTDVRASNDQWAAALRDYFVRCGAPPRRVRRVVRLVDASLLGLHVDLATESSDQLAGVVDDLARAAQGLAHPETGRPET; encoded by the coding sequence ATGGATCGCCGCGAACGGCTGCTCGACGAGGTCACCGACCACGTCCTCGAGCACGGGCTGATCGGGCTGACGCTGCGCCCGCTCGCCGCTGCCATCGGCACCAGCGACCGGATGCTGATCTACCACTTCGAGAGCCGCGACGCCCTCGTCTCCGCGGTGGTGCTGCGCGTCAACGAGCGCGCCGTGGCCGCCGTCGAGGCGCTGCCGGCGCGGCGGACCGTCCGGGCGGGCGTGCACGGGCTGTGGGAGGCCTTCGGCGCCGCGCCGCTGCAGGCCCTGATCACGGCCTACGTCCAGGCCGCCGCGACCGGGCTGCTGGGGGAGGAGCCCTACCGCACCGACGTGCGCGCCAGCAACGACCAGTGGGCGGCCGCGCTGCGCGACTACTTCGTGCGCTGCGGCGCGCCGCCTCGTCGCGTGCGCCGCGTGGTGCGGCTCGTCGACGCCTCCCTGCTCGGGCTGCACGTCGACCTGGCCACCGAGTCCTCCGACCAGCTCGCCGGCGTCGTCGACGACCTGGCCCGTGCCGCGCAGGGGCTCGCGCACCCGGAGACCGGCCGGCCCGAGACGTGA
- a CDS encoding alpha/beta hydrolase, with protein sequence MSDRSAHPRLPLGVRALDSLFRVAPSMSVARMDEERLRRVQGVAIPTRGPANLLLGRPRRGVRISTRTFDAGHGPLPLRLYTPTRATTGPRPVVLHLHGGGFVLGSARQGDWLCSVVADELDAVVVAVDYRLAPTHRFPAALEDCYEALLWTAAHARELGADPDRLGLMGDSAGGNLAAVLALVARDEGGPGVRHQGLVYPATDLTDATREHASYVGNRGIVLSNDDLEVFYGHYLPEGTDPADWRLSPVRAPDLSGLPPALVVVAGLDPLHDSGVGYAEALVAAGTPARVEDFHLMPHGFLSFPYLARSARDAATALVTDQRRHLGGARPGS encoded by the coding sequence TTGAGCGACCGCTCGGCACACCCACGGCTGCCGCTCGGCGTCCGCGCGCTGGACTCCCTGTTCCGCGTCGCGCCGTCGATGTCGGTGGCCCGCATGGACGAGGAGCGGTTGCGCCGGGTCCAGGGGGTCGCCATCCCGACCCGGGGCCCGGCCAACCTGCTCCTCGGCCGTCCGCGGCGCGGCGTACGGATCAGCACGCGCACGTTCGACGCCGGCCACGGGCCGTTACCGCTGCGCCTCTACACCCCCACCCGCGCCACGACCGGTCCGCGACCGGTCGTGCTGCACCTGCACGGCGGCGGCTTCGTGCTGGGCAGCGCCCGGCAGGGGGACTGGCTGTGCAGCGTCGTGGCCGACGAGCTCGACGCGGTCGTCGTCGCCGTCGACTACCGGCTCGCGCCCACGCACCGGTTCCCGGCGGCGCTCGAGGACTGCTACGAGGCGCTGCTGTGGACCGCTGCGCACGCCCGGGAGCTGGGGGCCGACCCCGACCGGCTCGGCCTGATGGGCGACAGCGCCGGCGGCAACCTCGCCGCCGTCCTGGCCCTGGTGGCCCGCGACGAGGGCGGGCCGGGGGTGCGCCACCAGGGGCTCGTCTACCCCGCGACCGACCTGACCGACGCGACCCGCGAGCACGCGTCGTACGTCGGCAACCGGGGGATCGTGCTGAGCAACGACGACCTCGAGGTGTTCTACGGCCACTACCTGCCCGAGGGCACCGATCCCGCCGACTGGCGGCTCTCACCGGTGCGGGCGCCCGACCTGTCCGGACTGCCGCCCGCCCTGGTGGTGGTCGCGGGGCTGGACCCGCTGCACGACAGCGGGGTCGGGTACGCCGAGGCGCTGGTCGCCGCCGGCACGCCGGCGCGGGTGGAGGACTTCCACCTGATGCCGCACGGGTTCCTGAGCTTCCCCTACCTGGCGCGCAGCGCGCGCGACGCCGCGACCGCGCTGGTCACCGACCAGCGTCGGCACCTCGGCGGCGCGCGCCCCGGCTCCTGA
- a CDS encoding EthD domain-containing protein produces the protein MSIKTILGYDIVPGVSEEEYEAWLFDVHAPDLLANPHLDKIVFNKVLRPVTQASGGTADVPEGLTFYRIAEMYYADEEAYQRYLAWFDENPLPKDRGPGGRTAFRFYLVTESTTVTR, from the coding sequence ATGAGCATCAAGACCATCCTCGGCTACGACATCGTCCCCGGCGTCTCGGAGGAGGAGTACGAGGCGTGGCTGTTCGACGTGCACGCGCCCGACCTGCTGGCGAACCCCCACCTCGACAAGATCGTCTTCAACAAGGTGCTGCGTCCGGTCACCCAGGCCTCCGGCGGGACCGCCGACGTCCCGGAGGGGCTGACCTTCTACCGGATCGCGGAGATGTACTACGCCGACGAGGAGGCCTACCAGCGCTACCTCGCCTGGTTCGACGAGAACCCGCTGCCCAAGGACCGCGGCCCGGGCGGACGCACGGCCTTCCGGTTCTACCTGGTCACCGAGAGCACCACCGTCACCCGCTGA
- a CDS encoding FAD-binding protein → MSHDGPDLVVAGAGGGLIGALRAASLGLSVLVVERNEHYAVSNNTAMSTAMLPGAGSRWQRELGLEDSPERFVADLVAKTHGETDELLAGALAGVSARLVEWMADDLGLPLSLVTDFPYPGHSQLRCHTVPGRIGRNLLRDVVRAVRDSDLIDVMVPATLTDVVVDAAGVTEVVITSGGREERVPTRAVLLATNGFAADAELVARHIPEIAGAVYHGSDASLGDALRIGERLGAATAFLDAYQGHAALAMPSATLTGWATVMHGGVLVDRAGARFGNETTGYSEYAAQVLRHAGGEAWIVLDQRIHEACQEFQDYRDTVESGALRWAEDVESLATSIGADPAVLLETMSRARASAGGAADEFGRTHWEQPLEPPYAAVAVRPALFHTQGGLRVDEHARVLTRTGEPIGGLYASGGAAAGISGHGSGGYLAGNGLLPAFGLAFLAAEHLADHARAEQQTEDGA, encoded by the coding sequence ATGAGCCACGACGGTCCCGACCTCGTCGTCGCCGGTGCGGGGGGCGGACTGATCGGCGCCCTGCGTGCGGCCTCCCTGGGCCTCTCGGTGCTCGTCGTGGAGCGCAACGAGCACTACGCGGTCTCGAACAACACCGCCATGTCCACCGCGATGCTGCCGGGTGCCGGCTCGCGCTGGCAGCGCGAGCTGGGGCTCGAGGACTCGCCCGAGAGGTTCGTCGCCGACCTGGTCGCCAAGACCCACGGGGAGACCGACGAGCTGCTGGCCGGAGCGCTGGCCGGGGTGAGCGCTCGCCTGGTCGAGTGGATGGCTGACGACCTGGGGCTGCCGCTGTCGCTGGTGACCGACTTCCCCTACCCGGGGCACTCCCAGCTGCGGTGCCACACGGTGCCGGGACGCATCGGGCGCAACCTCCTGCGCGACGTGGTCCGAGCCGTGCGCGACAGCGACCTGATCGACGTGATGGTGCCGGCGACCCTGACCGACGTGGTGGTCGACGCCGCGGGGGTCACCGAGGTCGTCATCACCTCGGGCGGCCGCGAGGAGCGGGTGCCGACCCGCGCGGTGCTGCTGGCGACCAACGGCTTCGCCGCCGACGCCGAGCTCGTGGCCCGCCACATCCCCGAGATCGCCGGCGCGGTCTACCACGGCAGTGACGCCTCGCTCGGCGATGCGCTGCGCATCGGGGAGCGTCTCGGTGCCGCGACCGCGTTCCTGGACGCCTACCAGGGCCACGCGGCGCTCGCGATGCCGTCCGCCACCCTGACCGGCTGGGCCACCGTCATGCACGGCGGCGTCCTGGTGGACCGGGCCGGTGCCCGGTTCGGCAACGAGACGACCGGCTACTCCGAGTACGCCGCCCAGGTGCTGCGGCACGCCGGCGGCGAGGCCTGGATCGTGCTGGACCAGCGCATCCACGAGGCCTGCCAGGAGTTCCAGGACTACCGCGACACCGTCGAGTCCGGTGCGCTGCGCTGGGCCGAAGACGTGGAGTCGTTGGCCACGAGCATCGGCGCGGACCCGGCGGTGCTGCTGGAGACGATGTCGCGCGCCCGGGCCAGCGCCGGGGGCGCTGCGGACGAGTTCGGGCGGACGCACTGGGAGCAGCCGCTCGAGCCGCCGTACGCCGCGGTCGCGGTGCGCCCGGCGCTCTTCCACACCCAGGGCGGCCTGCGCGTCGACGAGCACGCGCGGGTCCTCACCCGCACCGGCGAGCCCATCGGTGGGCTCTACGCCTCGGGGGGAGCGGCCGCGGGCATCTCCGGCCACGGGTCGGGCGGCTACCTCGCCGGCAACGGCCTTCTCCCGGCGTTCGGCCTGGCGTTCCTGGCCGCTGAGCACCTCGCCGACCACGCACGAGCAGAGCAGCAGACGGAGGACGGGGCATGA
- a CDS encoding DMT family transporter has translation MPAVLLTLAIVVEVVSTALLPRTVGFTRPGWTVAVVSGYAVALWLLALVVRTMPVSVAYAVWAGLGTALVAIVGVVFLSEPLGWIRAASLGMIVVGVVGLNLSGAH, from the coding sequence GTGCCCGCCGTCCTGCTCACCCTCGCCATCGTGGTCGAGGTCGTGTCCACCGCGCTGCTGCCGCGCACCGTGGGCTTCACGCGTCCCGGCTGGACGGTCGCGGTGGTCAGCGGCTACGCCGTGGCGCTGTGGCTGCTGGCCCTGGTGGTGCGCACGATGCCGGTCTCGGTCGCGTACGCCGTGTGGGCCGGCCTCGGCACCGCCCTGGTGGCGATCGTCGGGGTGGTCTTCCTCAGCGAGCCGCTCGGCTGGATCCGCGCGGCCTCCCTCGGGATGATCGTGGTGGGCGTCGTCGGGCTCAACCTCAGCGGCGCGCACTGA
- a CDS encoding branched-chain amino acid ABC transporter permease has translation MSHSTSQPPRQPPDEPTGEVVADESTSSATTVLARLRDWAMPLGLAGAVVLGLLLVYTVGGRDSGLITQSIVTGLLLGGVYALVSIGLTLIFGVLGVVNFAQGSMLTLSMFLVYVMVTSMGIPVYVATLIAIPIMFAFGATIQTLFLNKLTTSGNHEGPLLITLGVSLLIINGLLMIFGGRPKSVPGGVSGSITVFGAIASYERLIAFGGAAVVALVLTLALKKTSFGLSIRAVSANSQAASLVGVNVNRVYAMTFGIGAACVAVAGGLTVPFLSLTPTVGEQFTILAFVIVVLGGLGNVVGAMVGGLVIGLVQTVGALYLPGTGSLILVFGVFVLVLFFRPQGLFGATS, from the coding sequence ATGAGCCACTCCACGAGCCAGCCACCCCGCCAGCCACCGGACGAGCCCACCGGAGAGGTGGTCGCGGACGAGTCCACGTCGTCCGCGACCACGGTCCTGGCCCGGCTGCGTGACTGGGCCATGCCGCTCGGACTCGCGGGCGCCGTCGTCCTCGGGCTCCTGCTCGTCTACACCGTGGGAGGGCGTGACTCCGGCCTGATCACCCAGTCGATCGTCACCGGCCTGCTGCTGGGCGGGGTGTACGCCCTGGTCTCGATCGGGCTCACGCTCATCTTCGGTGTCCTGGGCGTGGTCAACTTCGCCCAGGGGTCGATGCTCACCCTGTCGATGTTCCTGGTCTACGTGATGGTGACGTCGATGGGCATCCCCGTCTACGTCGCCACCTTGATCGCGATCCCGATCATGTTCGCCTTCGGCGCGACCATCCAGACGCTGTTCCTCAACAAGCTCACCACCTCGGGCAACCACGAGGGCCCGCTGCTGATCACCCTCGGGGTGTCGCTGCTGATCATCAACGGACTGCTGATGATCTTCGGCGGGCGGCCCAAGTCGGTGCCCGGCGGCGTCAGCGGGTCCATCACCGTCTTCGGCGCCATCGCCTCCTACGAGCGCCTCATCGCGTTCGGCGGCGCCGCGGTCGTGGCCCTGGTGCTGACCCTGGCGCTGAAGAAGACCTCGTTCGGACTCTCGATTCGAGCGGTCTCGGCCAACAGCCAGGCCGCGTCGCTGGTCGGGGTCAACGTCAACCGTGTCTACGCCATGACGTTCGGCATCGGCGCCGCCTGCGTGGCGGTGGCGGGCGGGCTCACCGTGCCCTTCCTCAGCCTGACGCCCACCGTGGGGGAGCAGTTCACGATCCTCGCCTTCGTCATCGTCGTCCTGGGCGGTCTCGGCAACGTCGTGGGGGCCATGGTGGGCGGGCTCGTGATCGGGCTCGTCCAGACCGTCGGTGCGCTCTACCTGCCCGGGACCGGGTCCCTGATCCTGGTCTTCGGGGTCTTCGTCCTCGTCCTCTTCTTCCGGCCCCAGGGCCTGTTCGGAGCCACGTCGTGA
- a CDS encoding aspartate/glutamate racemase family protein has protein sequence MHLLAITPIHLDEDEIARRQARYDRLVPAGVTVRLEDLGAGSEIPRALETAADVSASEAAVHARFADADLAGVDAFLPDCVLDPAVDHPVALPRPVFGIGRLCAGFLAGLGGRMGAVARNSAIADELDRKLASYGLAPVLPTAVLDLSVEDIADDAVWASAVRRTVDHLPVDHVFNACSAVEVGAPDGGPLLVDPTRVALQLVAMRQALASAEAGGPR, from the coding sequence ATGCACCTGCTGGCCATCACGCCGATCCACCTCGACGAGGACGAGATCGCGCGCCGCCAGGCCCGCTACGACCGGCTGGTGCCTGCCGGCGTCACCGTGCGGCTCGAGGACCTCGGCGCGGGCAGCGAGATCCCGCGCGCGCTCGAGACGGCCGCCGACGTGTCCGCCTCCGAGGCAGCGGTGCACGCGCGCTTCGCCGACGCGGACCTCGCCGGCGTCGACGCGTTCCTGCCCGACTGCGTGCTCGACCCCGCGGTGGACCACCCGGTGGCCCTGCCGCGCCCGGTGTTCGGGATCGGTCGGCTGTGCGCCGGGTTCCTCGCCGGGCTGGGAGGACGGATGGGGGCCGTGGCCCGCAACTCCGCGATCGCCGACGAGCTTGACCGCAAGCTGGCGTCGTACGGGCTGGCCCCGGTGCTGCCGACGGCGGTCCTCGACCTCTCGGTCGAGGACATCGCCGACGACGCGGTCTGGGCCTCGGCGGTGCGCCGCACCGTGGACCACCTGCCCGTGGACCACGTCTTCAACGCCTGCTCGGCGGTCGAGGTGGGGGCGCCCGACGGTGGTCCGCTGCTGGTCGATCCCACGCGCGTGGCACTCCAGCTGGTCGCCATGCGGCAGGCGCTCGCGAGCGCCGAGGCGGGCGGCCCCCGATGA
- a CDS encoding serine/threonine-protein kinase, producing the protein MAPELIAGRYRVERELGRGGMGAVWLCRDEMLGRQVAVKQIGALPGEAADLARALREARSSAALQHPNVVSVFDAIDEGETIWLVMEYVPSRTLSQLVRDDGPLDPRRAAGLGAQVAEGLALAHDRGTVHRDVKPGNVLVKEGDHAKISDFGIARSNTDDEHRTQTGLMTGTPAYFSPELARGADPTPASDVWALGATLYAAVEGRPPFPSRDNAIAMLMAIAHDRPEPPRHAGPLAGVLGHMLDPEPDARWSMARVARELRAVAGGRDDSGDRAAAATAPMTAVAPAVVPEPEPEPDPAPTPAATPAATPASAVGAAGTADRRRGIWIAVAAVVLLVLVALGGFALLGGSEDDQAPAADDSSATPEATGDPSDDTTASSAPTADGSSAAPEETEDPGNDADVSGSDAEGVVSDYYAALPQDVDTGWATLSPDLQDEIGRDSYDGFWATISSVSIQEVDDVGDGVVDVTLTYDGGSRETRRIEVGPVDGDLRILSDSVVG; encoded by the coding sequence ATGGCACCGGAACTGATCGCGGGTCGATACCGCGTCGAGCGTGAGCTGGGCCGAGGGGGCATGGGCGCGGTCTGGCTGTGCCGTGACGAGATGCTGGGCCGGCAGGTGGCGGTCAAGCAGATCGGCGCGCTGCCGGGCGAGGCGGCCGACCTGGCCCGGGCGCTGCGCGAGGCCCGCAGCTCGGCGGCGCTGCAGCACCCGAACGTGGTGTCGGTCTTCGACGCCATCGACGAGGGCGAGACCATCTGGTTGGTGATGGAGTACGTGCCCTCGCGCACGCTGTCCCAGCTCGTGCGCGACGACGGTCCGCTCGACCCGCGCCGTGCCGCCGGGCTCGGCGCCCAGGTCGCCGAGGGGCTCGCGCTGGCCCACGACCGCGGCACGGTGCACCGCGACGTGAAGCCGGGCAACGTGCTGGTCAAGGAGGGCGACCACGCCAAGATCTCCGACTTCGGCATCGCCCGCAGCAACACCGACGACGAGCACCGCACGCAGACCGGTCTGATGACCGGCACCCCGGCGTACTTCTCACCCGAGCTCGCCCGGGGCGCCGACCCGACACCCGCCTCGGACGTCTGGGCGCTCGGGGCGACGCTGTACGCCGCCGTGGAGGGGCGCCCGCCGTTCCCCAGCCGGGACAACGCGATCGCGATGCTGATGGCGATCGCCCACGACCGGCCCGAGCCGCCGCGGCACGCGGGACCGCTGGCCGGCGTTCTCGGCCACATGCTCGACCCGGAACCCGACGCCCGGTGGAGCATGGCGCGGGTGGCCCGCGAGCTGCGCGCCGTCGCCGGCGGCCGCGACGACAGCGGTGACCGGGCCGCCGCCGCGACCGCACCGATGACGGCCGTCGCGCCGGCCGTGGTGCCCGAGCCGGAGCCCGAGCCCGACCCCGCCCCGACGCCCGCTGCGACCCCCGCTGCGACCCCGGCGTCGGCCGTGGGCGCGGCCGGGACCGCCGACCGGCGACGCGGGATCTGGATCGCGGTGGCCGCCGTGGTGCTGCTGGTCCTGGTCGCGCTGGGCGGGTTCGCGCTGCTGGGCGGCTCGGAGGACGACCAGGCGCCGGCCGCCGACGACAGCAGCGCGACACCGGAGGCGACCGGCGACCCGAGCGACGACACGACGGCCTCCTCGGCGCCGACCGCGGACGGCTCGAGCGCCGCACCGGAGGAGACCGAGGACCCGGGCAACGACGCCGACGTCAGCGGCAGCGACGCCGAGGGCGTCGTCAGCGACTACTACGCCGCGCTGCCGCAGGACGTCGACACGGGCTGGGCCACGCTCAGCCCGGACCTCCAGGACGAGATCGGACGCGACAGCTACGACGGCTTCTGGGCCACGATCTCCTCGGTCAGCATCCAGGAGGTCGACGACGTCGGCGACGGTGTGGTCGACGTGACGCTGACCTACGATGGCGGCTCGCGCGAGACGCGCCGCATCGAGGTCGGCCCGGTCGACGGCGACCTGCGCATCCTCAGCGACAGCGTGGTCGGCTGA
- a CDS encoding ABC transporter substrate-binding protein, translating into MKPRPSTLKKLTGLVAVAATSLALASCGDSGDSADGGGEITIGSVHPLTGGLAGVGGLMNDGAQMAIDDINADGGIESLDGATLTLADGDSKGEAATGQSEAQRLIQDGAVALVGTYQSDVTQNVAAVAERARVPLVIDVAVDDQILEQGYQYAFRTQPNATSMGTAGAQALIAMGEENDTPIESVSYIHIEGSFGQSVYDAFEAEAESQGVEVLKEVVYAGTNFTDATTQVREAASAKPDAIVATGYYPDSLLIAKSVKALDPDISALYGVANGAFDDGSFPADAGAAGENVLSANYHYAATSDRVADIRERFEEKYGQPMETAAMLSYQSIELIAAALEESGSSEPADVRDALADLSFEDPLLAFDGPITFDETGQNENATVIVMQVQKGAVEQVYPAQFETSSLVFPAFTR; encoded by the coding sequence ATGAAGCCAAGGCCCAGCACGTTGAAGAAGCTCACCGGTCTCGTCGCCGTCGCGGCCACCTCGTTGGCCCTCGCCTCCTGCGGCGACTCGGGCGACAGTGCCGACGGTGGCGGCGAGATCACCATCGGCTCCGTCCACCCGCTCACCGGCGGCCTCGCCGGCGTCGGCGGTCTAATGAACGACGGCGCCCAGATGGCCATCGACGACATCAACGCGGACGGTGGCATCGAGTCGCTGGACGGCGCCACGCTCACCCTCGCCGACGGCGACAGCAAGGGCGAGGCCGCGACCGGCCAGAGCGAGGCACAGCGACTGATCCAGGACGGCGCCGTGGCACTGGTGGGCACCTACCAGAGCGACGTCACCCAGAACGTGGCGGCCGTGGCCGAGCGGGCCCGCGTGCCCCTGGTCATCGATGTCGCCGTGGACGACCAGATCTTGGAGCAGGGCTACCAGTACGCCTTCCGCACCCAGCCCAACGCCACGAGCATGGGCACCGCCGGCGCCCAGGCGCTGATCGCGATGGGCGAGGAGAACGACACCCCCATCGAGTCGGTCTCCTACATCCACATCGAGGGCTCCTTCGGCCAGAGCGTCTACGACGCCTTCGAGGCCGAGGCGGAGTCGCAGGGCGTCGAGGTCCTCAAGGAGGTCGTGTACGCCGGCACCAACTTCACCGATGCCACGACGCAGGTCCGCGAGGCCGCGTCGGCCAAGCCCGACGCCATCGTCGCGACCGGCTACTACCCCGACAGCCTGCTGATCGCGAAGTCCGTCAAGGCCCTCGACCCCGACATCAGCGCCCTGTACGGCGTCGCCAATGGCGCCTTCGACGACGGTTCCTTCCCCGCGGACGCGGGTGCGGCCGGCGAGAACGTGCTGAGCGCCAACTACCACTACGCCGCCACCAGCGACCGCGTGGCCGACATCCGGGAGCGCTTCGAGGAGAAGTACGGCCAGCCGATGGAGACCGCGGCCATGCTGTCCTACCAGTCGATCGAGCTCATCGCCGCGGCCCTGGAGGAGTCCGGGAGCAGCGAGCCGGCCGACGTGCGCGACGCCCTCGCCGACCTCAGCTTCGAGGACCCGCTGCTGGCCTTCGACGGCCCGATCACCTTCGACGAGACCGGTCAGAACGAGAACGCGACGGTCATCGTGATGCAGGTCCAGAAGGGCGCGGTGGAGCAGGTCTACCCCGCGCAGTTCGAGACCTCCTCGCTGGTCTTCCCCGCATTCACCCGCTGA
- a CDS encoding ABC transporter ATP-binding protein, which translates to MSLLKIEGLTKSFAGLKAVNNIDLEVAEHEFLGIVGPNGAGKTTLFSLLAGQIPPTQGRVWFEGREITGWSADRVAAAGLVRTFQLMRPFESMSVLDNVAIASHARHRSRKEARRHALGVIERVQLERYVNDPSGSLPTAGLKRLELARALALEPRLILLDEVLAGLVPTERAPMIDLLRDLHADGLTVMFVEHIMAAVLALSERLLVMHDGARLALGDPRTVIEDKVVIDAYLGEDYA; encoded by the coding sequence ATGAGCCTTCTCAAGATCGAAGGGCTGACGAAGTCCTTCGCCGGGCTCAAGGCCGTCAACAACATCGACCTCGAGGTCGCCGAGCACGAGTTCCTCGGCATCGTCGGCCCCAACGGTGCCGGCAAGACGACGCTCTTCTCGCTGCTGGCCGGTCAGATCCCGCCGACCCAGGGCCGGGTCTGGTTCGAGGGGCGTGAGATCACCGGGTGGAGCGCCGACCGCGTCGCGGCCGCCGGGCTCGTGCGCACCTTCCAGCTGATGCGCCCCTTCGAGAGCATGTCGGTGCTCGACAACGTCGCGATCGCCTCGCACGCCCGCCACCGCTCGCGGAAGGAGGCCCGGCGGCACGCGCTGGGGGTCATCGAGCGCGTGCAGCTCGAGCGCTACGTCAACGACCCGTCGGGCAGCCTGCCCACCGCCGGCCTCAAGCGTCTCGAGCTGGCCCGTGCCCTGGCCCTGGAGCCACGGCTGATCCTGCTGGACGAGGTGCTGGCCGGCCTGGTGCCGACCGAGCGCGCGCCGATGATCGACCTGCTGCGCGACCTGCACGCCGACGGGCTGACGGTGATGTTCGTCGAGCACATCATGGCCGCCGTCCTGGCCCTGTCCGAGCGCCTCCTGGTGATGCACGACGGTGCCAGGCTCGCGCTCGGAGACCCCCGCACCGTGATCGAGGACAAGGTCGTCATCGACGCCTACCTCGGGGAGGACTACGCATGA
- a CDS encoding branched-chain amino acid ABC transporter permease: MTDTASRYGTTPVAADDPRLRDTAQRRSFLALLVLTAVLAVLPLFLSERLESIAIRTMIFAIMAVGWNLMSGYGGMFSFGHAAFFGIGAYTDAYLLVEHGVSPWIAMVVGAAISAAAGTLIAFLCLRYKLAGAYFALATFAFAQMFLLVVQNLDFLRKTLGYNIPILPRDSWAMMQFAQGSDYYFWIPLGILALALAITIAFVGARSGQYTQAIRDDEVAAASLGIKVLRYRLVAVALSCAITSVAGSYYTQYYFFVGPEQAFGGSVSIEAIIPAVIGGIGTIWGPVVGALVVGPLSELIASILRNPPAFLDFLQGVTGLDVAVYAALLIIIVLFMPKGIYGTIRDRWRK, from the coding sequence GTGACCGACACCGCAAGCCGCTACGGGACCACCCCCGTGGCCGCAGACGACCCGCGGCTGCGTGACACCGCGCAGCGACGGTCCTTCCTGGCCCTGCTCGTGCTCACCGCCGTGCTCGCCGTCCTGCCGCTCTTCCTGTCCGAGCGCCTCGAGTCGATCGCCATCCGCACCATGATCTTCGCGATCATGGCCGTCGGCTGGAACCTGATGAGCGGCTACGGCGGGATGTTCAGCTTCGGCCACGCCGCCTTCTTCGGCATCGGCGCCTACACCGACGCCTACCTCCTGGTCGAGCACGGCGTCTCGCCGTGGATCGCCATGGTCGTGGGTGCCGCCATCTCGGCGGCGGCCGGCACCCTGATCGCCTTCCTGTGCCTGCGCTACAAGCTCGCCGGGGCCTACTTCGCGCTGGCGACCTTCGCCTTCGCCCAGATGTTCCTGCTCGTGGTGCAGAACCTCGACTTCCTGCGCAAGACGCTGGGCTACAACATCCCGATCCTGCCCCGGGACTCCTGGGCGATGATGCAGTTCGCGCAGGGCAGCGACTACTACTTCTGGATCCCGCTGGGCATCCTCGCGCTCGCGCTGGCCATCACCATCGCCTTCGTGGGGGCGCGTTCGGGCCAGTACACCCAGGCGATCCGCGACGACGAGGTCGCGGCGGCGTCGCTGGGCATCAAGGTCCTGCGCTACCGCCTGGTCGCGGTCGCCCTCAGCTGTGCGATCACCTCGGTGGCGGGGTCCTACTACACCCAGTACTACTTCTTCGTCGGCCCCGAGCAGGCCTTCGGCGGCTCGGTGTCGATCGAGGCCATCATCCCGGCTGTCATCGGTGGCATCGGCACGATCTGGGGCCCGGTCGTGGGTGCCCTGGTCGTCGGTCCGCTCTCCGAGCTCATCGCCTCGATCCTGCGCAACCCGCCGGCGTTCTTGGACTTCCTCCAGGGGGTCACCGGCCTCGACGTGGCGGTGTACGCGGCGCTGCTCATCATCATCGTGCTCTTCATGCCGAAGGGCATCTACGGAACGATTCGGGACCGGTGGCGCAAATGA